A stretch of Podospora bellae-mahoneyi strain CBS 112042 chromosome 5, whole genome shotgun sequence DNA encodes these proteins:
- a CDS encoding hypothetical protein (BUSCO:EOG0926506Z; EggNog:ENOG503P426; COG:S): MSVVGGPVPKNFDAENADNLEDIEKQFAVKAVQHMATYWSILEKVKGSTLRLTKIDDEIYEHLKTDFPEFDPAATIDEDEMKSKTGKERWRKFLMAYDKRVDDYNFGTMLRSNPKAEYTEEDTIFVPRMQFYAIEIARNKLGLNDWIYEKAQQEKAAGSSA; this comes from the exons atgtctgTCGTCGGAGGCCCCGTTCCCAAGAACTTTGACGCTGAAAATGCGGACAACCTCGAGGAT ATCGAGAAGCAGTTCGCCGTCAAGGCTGTCCAGCACATGGCCACCTACTGGTCCATCctcgagaaggtcaagggcTCTACCTTGCGCCTGACCAAGATCGACGACGAGATCTACGAGCACCTCAAGACCGACTTCCCCGAGTTCGACCCCGCTGCCACCAttgatgaagacgagatGAAGAGCAAAACCGGCAAGGAGAGGTGGCGCAAGTTCCTGATGGCCTACGACAAGAGGGTCGATGACTACAACTTTGGCACCATGCTGCGCTCCAACCCCAAGGCCGAGTACACCGAGGAGGATACCATCTTCG TACCAAGAATGCAATTTTACGCCATCGAGATTGCGCGAAACAAACTTGGCCTGAATGACTGGATCTACGAGAAGgcgcagcaggagaaggctgctggATCTAGCGCCTGA
- the HST6 gene encoding ATP-dependent permease (COG:Q; EggNog:ENOG503NU2T) yields MVSSSIPQSSSLNGYPTPTTERDDIAIKMEETPSTREKAGPVPTTRSTFATLFSFTRPKHIPLILLSFLTASLVAAGRTAYAIMLGKIFEIVSKWGAGTLTPNEFVSQISQWSIYFVLLGLGVWLFSSIDIALWVVSGELRARTTREIMFGSLLRKTAGWYDLRGEGVWALLVQIQTQTRELQLATSQTLGFLVCDVLVFVACFIVAFSFSWKLTLVLLATGVPSAVILWALGRFLDPAIEGQKRELAEAAKHATAATTSIDIVKVYNAADQEAFQFISAIRRSAKYYSRQVLCNCGQMSYIKMWMIMLFVVGFYFAVVLVGRGDLTPGNALTTFYAALSAFKSMETLGPEWLILAKGMQAAQLLKNVAGEEANEELDKNNGWKKPSSCAGDIKMTNVSFAYPSNPTKTVLEPSTFHFPEGELTFVVGRSGSGKSTLGNLLLRFYEPTDGRITVDGHDVTTLDLEWLRRNVTLIQQSSILFNDTFAKNVAFGATEPDKVPPEAIQHACGMALLQSTITGMPDGINTQLGSGGHNLSGGQKQRLALARAKLRDPPVLILDEITSGLDPVSRTMIMEAIRLWRKDRTTIIITHEVGHIEDDDFVYVMADGRVVQQGPGKEIAAEEDGLFGSLLASADDACSSRGFASTDSDVDSVYELSDDEPLQEASYGKFLRGALIDNPRMHSLRFFPRMSWTSDPVQPPPPPPQQRRRSTAARPTSRVSLRPQSMHIVTTMGREVQSSRIPNARQEEKPSVAESSASLDSLDKFFLEHLASKKDRKKGRTIKGDRLPSIGAILKTVWPTLDKRGRLQLIAGLLLCLVIAAGNPVFSFIFANLIGAFWLPEGPESAGSTWAGYLAIVAVVDASATFLGYFFLEKVAQKWVNALRAEAIRRILSQPKSWFDKANHSPNRITQCLDRNAEEMRKLVGMFLPIVLTVSLMILTSLVWALIIKWDLTLVALAGLPVAIAAARGNAAMSDKWESIANEAAAATSAIFNETFANIKVVRALTLERYFSDKHTKSAHSTYFLGYKRAGFVGIFYGFYQSIAFFLTALVFYYGAKILSTNSTTVTDVIKVINLILFSLGTSVMALSNVPQIAASKATATQILYYANLPHNSSHEAKGDRRVDSPLPVKMTNLRFAYPGSPKTEVLRSVNLEIQPGTCTAIVGPSGCGKSTIAALLLGLYEPLNDTIPSYHRPPPADVFPTPSSSKRFSNIGPKLTLCPPTLIWETTTTPSVSPRHSIPLFPASPLDQNPASPPPLTFAGWAASTLDTAALREFISYVPQTPILFPYTIRENITYGLPDSSPLLTDGNNIETAAREAGIHDFIISLPLGYDTLVGEGGQTVSGGQAQRLCIARALARRPKLLVLDEPTSALDAEGAEGVRRVVQDLVEGGDREMAVVVVTHSKEMMRVAGEVVMVEGGVVVERGGYEELIRRGGKFASLVTGGVWEPRRGKGRREEEGGGDDGGLRTRREEALRRLEGFSFR; encoded by the exons ATGGTTTCCTCGTCAATTCCTCAGTCCTCTTCCCTCAATGGGTACCCGACTCCAACGACAGAGCGGGACGACATCGCCATCAAAATGGAGGAGACACCAAGCACAAGAGAAAAGGCTGGGCCAGTCCCGACCACAAGATCGACATTCGCGACGCTATTCAGCTTCACCCGACCGAAACACATACCTCTCATTCTTCTCTCGTTTCTCACTGCTTCCCTCGTTGCGGCTGGCCGCACTGCTTATGCCATCATGCTTGGCAAGATCTTCGAAATTGTGTCGAAATGGGGTGCCGGCACCCTGACACCCAACGAGTTTGTTTCCCAGATCTCACAATGGTCCATCTACTTCGTCCTTCTTGGGCTGGGAGTATGGCTGTTTTCTTCGATTGACATTGCCCTGTGGGTGGTGTCTGGCGAATTGAGGGCCAGGACAACAAGAGAGATCATGTTTGGATCGTTATTGCGCAAGACGGCCGGGTGGTATGATCTCAGGGGCGAGGGTGTTTGGGCTTTGCTTGTGCAGATTCAGAC GCAGACCCGAGAGCTTCAGCTGGCCACCTCCCAGACATTGGGCTTTTTGGTCTGCGATGTGCTGGTCTTTGTGGCCTGCTTCATCGTCGctttttccttctcctggAAACTCACGCTGGTGCTGCTCGCTACTGGCGTGCCATCGGCTGTGATACTCTGGGCCCTCGGCCGCTTCCTCGATCCCGCCATCGAAGGGCAGAAACGAGAATTAGCAGAGGCTGCCAAGCATGCCACCGCCGCAACCACATCCATCGATATCGTCAAGGTTTACAATGCAGCCGATCAGGAAGCCTTTCAGTTCATCTCAGCCATCCGCCGGTCTGCCAAGTACTACTCGAGGCAGGTGCTTTGCAACTGCGGCCAGATGAGCTACATCAAGATGTGGATGATCATGCTGTTCGTGGTGGGCTTTTACTTTGCCGTTGTTCTCGTCGGGAGAGGTGATCTCACTCCGGGAAATGCACTCACGACCTTTTACGCTGCTTTGAGTGCTTTCAAGAGTATGGAGACTCTGGGGCCCGAGTGGCTGATATTGGCCAAGGGAATGCAGGCTGCGCAGCTGCTCAAGAATGTGGCCGGTGAGGAGGCAAATGAGGAGCTCGACAAGAATAACGGATGGAAGAAGCCTTCAAGCTGCGCGGGCGACATCAAGATGACGAATGTCAGCTTTGCCTatccctccaacccaaccaagaCGGTGCTCGAGCCATCGACGTTTCACTTTCCCGAGGGAGAACTCACTTTTGTTGTGGGCAGGAGTGGTTCTGGGAAGAGTACGCTGGGAAATCTTTTGCTGAGATTCTATGAACCTACCGATGGCCGCATTACTGTCGACGGCCATGACGTTACGACACTTGATCTGGAATGGCTACGCCGCAATGTCACACTCATTCAGCAGTCAAGCATCCTGTTCAACGATACCTTCGCCAAGAACGTTGCGTTTGGTGCCACCGAGCCGGACAAGGTCCCCCCTGAGGCGATCCAGCATGCCTGCGGCATGGCGCTTCTCCAGTCCACCATCACGGGCATGCCTGATGGCATCAACACGCAGCTCGGTTCTGGCGGCCACAACCTCAGCGGTGGACAAAAGCAACGGCTGGCACTTGCCAGAGCAAAGCTTCGTGATCCCCCTGTGCTCATCCTCGACGAAATCACCAGCGGTTTGGACCCCGTCAGCAGAACCATGATCATGGAAGCTATCCGCCTCTGGCGCAAGGACAggaccaccatcatcatcacccacgaGGTGGGGCATATTGAAGATGACGACTTTGTCTATGTCATGGCCGATGGTCGAGTTGTCCAACAAGGTCCTGGCAAGGAGATTGCCGCCGAAGAAGATGGACTCTTTGGGTCTTTGCTCGCTTCGGCAGATGATGCCTGCTCTTCAAGAGGGTTCGCCTCAACCGACAGCGACGTTGATAGTGTCTACGAGCTGTCTGATGACGAGCCACTCCAGGAGGCCAGCTATGGGAAATTCCTCCGCGGGGCATTGATCGACAATCCTAGGATGCATTCGCTCCGTTTTTTCCCTCGCATGTCGTGGACATCTGATCCTgttcagcctcctcctcctcctcctcagcagcgtCGACGGTCCACTGCCGCTAGGCCCACTTCGCGCGTTTCGTTGAGGCCGCAGAGCATGCACATCGTCACGACAATGGGACGAGAAGTGCAGAGCAGCAGGATTCCGAATGCGAGACAGGAAGAGAAGCCGTCGGTGGCGGAGAGCTCGGCGTCGTTGGACTCGCTGGACAAGTTCTTTTTGGAACACTTGGCGAGCAAGAAGGATAGGAAGAAGGGACGGACGATTAAGGGTGATCGGTTACCTTCTATTGGGGCCATCTTGAAGACTGTTTGGCCTACGCTTGAtaagagggggaggttgcaGTTGATAGCTGGCTTGCTTTTGTGTCTGGTCATTGCGGCTGGCAACCCGGTTTTCTCCTTTATCTTTGCCAATCTCATTGGGGCGTTTTGGCTGCCTGAGGGGCCGGAGTCGGCGGGGAGCACGTGGGCGGGATACCTGGCGATTGTTGCGGTGGTTGATGCCAGTGCGACGTTTCTCGGGTACTTTTTCCTGGAGAAGGTTGCTCAGAAGTGGGTGAATGCGCTGAGGGCTGAGGCCATCAGACGGATCCTCAGCCAGCCCAAGTCTTGGTTCGACAAGGCGAATCATTCTCCTAACAGGATAACGCAATGCCTGGATCGGAACGCGGAAGAGATGAGGAAGTTGGTGGGCATGTTTCTGCCGATTGTGCTGACGGTTTCGCTGATGATTCTGACGTCGTTGGTTTGGGCGTTGATCATCAAGTGGGATCTTACTCTGGTGGCTTTGGCTGGTTTGCCTGTGGCTATTGCGGCTGCGAGGGGGAATGCGGCAATGAGCGACAAGTGGGAGTCGATTGCTAatgaggctgctgctgcaacgAGCGCCATCTTCAACGAGACGTTTGCCAACATCAAGGTTGTGCGGGCGCTGACTCTGGAGAGGTACTTTTCTGACAAGCACACCAAGTCTGCCCATTCGACGTATTTTTTGGGGTATAAGCGGGCTGGATTTGTGGGCATCTTTTATGGCTTTTATCAGTCGATTGCGTTTTTCCTGACGGCGTTGGTGTTTTATTACGGGGCAAAGATTCTGAGCACCAATTCGACGACTGTTACGGATGTCATCAAGGTCATCAACCtcattctcttctctctAGGCACCTCGGTCATGGCGTTGAGCAACGTCCCTCAAATCGCCGCTTCAAAAGCCACCGCCACGCAGATCCTCTATTACGCCAACCTTCCCCACAACTCAAGCCACGAGGCCAAAGGAGACCGAAGAGTTGACTCCCCTCTTCCCGTGAAGATGACCAACCTCCGCTTCGCCTACCCTGGCTCCCCGAAGACGGAAGTCTTACGGAGCGTCAACCTCGAGATCCAACCGGGAACATGCACCGCAATCGTCGGGCCATCGGGCTGTGGAAAATCCACCATCGCGGCTTTACTTCTTGGGCTTTATGAACCACTAAACGACACCATCCCGTCTTACCACCGGCCCCCTCCCGCAGATGTTTTTCCCaccccatcgtcatcaaaaCGGTTCTCGAATATTGGCCCTAAACTCACGCTTTGCCCTCCCACGCTAATCTGggaaaccaccaccacaccaagcGTCTCTCCGCGGCACTCGATCCCGCTTTTCCCTGCCAGCCCACTGGATCAAAACCCtgcctctcccccacccttgACGTTTGCAGGGTGGGCTGCTTCGACCCTGGACACGGCAGCGCTGAGGGAGTTTATTTCCTATGTACCCCAAACTCCCATCTTGTTTCCCTATACGATCAGGGAAAATATCACGTATGGTCTGCCTGACTCGTCGCCTTTGCTTACGGACGGAAATAATATCGAGACTGCCGCGCGGGAGGCGGGGATTCACGATTTTATCATCTCTCTTCCCCTGGGGTATGATACcttggttggggagggtgggcagACGGTGAGCGGGGGACAGGCGCAGAGATTGTGTATTGCGAGGGCgctggcgaggaggccaaagctgttggtgttggatgaGCCGACCAGTGCGCTTGATgcggagggggcggagggggtgagaaGGGTTGTTCAGGAtctggtggaggggggggacagggagatggcggttgtggttgtgacGCATAGtaaggagatgatgagggttgcgggggaggtggtgatggttgaggggggggttgtggttgaacGGGGGGGGTATGAGGAGTTGAtcaggaggggggggaagttTGCGAGCTTGGTTAcggggggggtgtgggagccgaggagggggaagggaaggagggaagaggagggaggaggtgatgatggggggttgaggacgaggagggaggaggcgttgagaCGGTTGGAGGGGTTTAGTTTtcggtga
- a CDS encoding hypothetical protein (EggNog:ENOG503P96P), with the protein MERQRPPEPATAVAGQPGSTARLLEDDDDKAPDDGAVLENEGGGLPATTGDIRQSSPLALGGSRSRIPLKQTELLSAPTFTGTRQTIRTARTPPFTQPPTPKGENTALPGGSKSLSPQAARHRSLSASSLRKPSSMPSMVGVKIRPKPSSGPKQSKSNSRLTSPSSYSLPGPRSSTTPIGPRPSTTQHGRGATPSSKAPVPPMATSRTETRRQSLSGIPVALGSPIALLSSGVLKTEPRPRPASLLAVPSSGPPTWQTDSKAPSPAPTPTPTKAKRLPDQLETREVGSASTVGNPTNGILPPTRSPIPCQPVRASATQSAIPARSSPVQDAVKTQDKQGTSSSRPSTIQATSRRLGTASTETLVNQEGSGRLAKQTTVTAPGGAPGGISERLPTLTTPSRRSSTHEVTLRPERASGHSVSMRILAKSAASQTTATPSGRLSAAQESQDTRIAKDPDRGCSSHYPLLSTKSRSLTRTQGKQLQMQIPSRNHAAHASLPTTPVSATSTASSKLVSPSTSASRRSSSCASVTQGGSRDSVKLSPSPPSLAAPSRLPTTPAAVPTVPTLLPTPASPKCPLDPPGSPALFAEALFQSISSPHCVDVNLKHPAEIQGLSPTPIIFPPVPTPAVEKESQSRQGESSAGKTSPSCSEGHQSPSDLRAPPDTPAVRVPANDVGTEAADKPAVPFHPLASGGLFICGNEPRIQKQEYPKLPRFVGYAPPVRILRSPERAPVPLEYPPWDRTVEVTWERTLNNPADKVIFDKELSFQQGVLRLRRERASNDPDGTHTLNRTGLQNGRYPQLKGLARSNRCLYFLLPARARFKITNMILNDHNTGNLNPKPVRMNPPHCYEPIWPLNPLDGRKLWTTECLDSFASAISPLYPYMSVCYDMRVDFLAAFFLARRFHVVYSPFVAEKNCPTATLLMDSFAPLMRYITLEVDYTKLGGNVHPTAVGVDQWRGLQRVRQLVLRFADLQCTRADGVNIGNLCLMVRRYYGFREGMKWKKGSAERRVRHDEPETEEESSGWSDTGHASDETAENDDEEFVPYHPDAYLCILDPLKTIGHHIDSLTIVGTTRSYANELIYAVWGKDEIPRGPGWKTRIEKHRKYRTAATFPFTPGQRSALTRSGRLQIIRHTRDPRCWVGSYGCRLRPEVKLAESKLVPGKTKYGFQWNEEVRPGPPGGGLTIVKLPADEHLTKVVMKPAESPQRFTSTILSKVFNRTPKGIRPPLSAPSSPGLNTTPKSAVTPASGPVSPSITKPSPLSQITYLVEEWNDEGRHKLRQSSPNSDAQHVEDDGDDRKRHFWKPSKIPLGTLIKRHAKSITKKISSNKLGEINSEHDSHSGGGSEDQKGTFGKLMKRASSNVLRNGFFGKRGIQTHRY; encoded by the exons ATGGAGAGACAACGACCGCCGGAGCCCGCAACAGCCGTAGCCGGACAACCAGGGAGCACTGCGCGCctgttggaggatgatgacgataaGGCCCCTGACGATGGAGCTGTCCTCGAGaacgagggtggtggtctccCGGCCACCACGGGCGACATCAGACAATCCTCACCTCTAGCCCTGGGTGGCTCTCGCTCACGGATACCTCTGAAACAAACTGAGTT GCTATCTGCGCCAACATTCACTGGCACCAGGCAGACAATCCGAACCGCACGAACTCCACCGTTCACCCAGCCCCCTACGCCCAAAGGAGAAAATACAGCTCTACCTGGCGGTTCGAAGTCACTCAGTCCTCAAGCAGCGCGGCACAGGTCCTTGTCTGCCTCATCGTTACGCAAACCGTCTTCGATGCCGTCAATGGTGGGAGTGAAGATACGTCCAAAGCCGTCAAGTGGCCCCAAGCAATCCAAAAGCAACAGCCGACTCACAAGTCCTTCATCATATTCCCTGCCAGGGCCACGGAGCTCAACTACGCCAATAGGACCAAGACCTTCCACGACACAACATGGACGAGGTGCAACACCGTCAAGCAAAGCACCTGTCCCGCCTATGGCAACAAGTAGGACTGAGACGAGGAGACAATCGCTCTCTGGCATACCAGTCGCTCTGGGTTCCCCTATTGCTTTGCTTTCATCTGGAGTACTAAAGACCGAACCTCGACCACGCCCCGCTAGCCTTTTGGCTGTACCATCATCAGGGCCACCCACGTGGCAAACTGACTCAAAGGCGCCTTCTCCTGCACCCACGCCGACACCCACAAAGGCCAAAAGACTCCCCGACCAACTCGAGACAAGGGAGGTTGGCTCTGCCTCCACGGTTggcaacccaaccaacgGAATTCTACCTCCCACCAGGTCCCCTATTCCCTGTCAACCCGTCAGAGCTTCTGCGACGCAATCCGCCATTCCAGCCAGATCATCTCCGGTACAGGATGCCGTAAAAACACAAGATAAGCAAGGGACATCGTCATCAAGGCCTTCCACAATCCAAGCAACCTCGAGGCGATTGGGGACGGCGTCAACTGAAACACTTGTTAATCAAGAAGGAAGCGGTAGGTTGGCGAAGCAAACAACTGTGACTGCTCCTGGGGGAGCGCCTGGAGGGATATCCGAGAGACTACCAACTCTGACCACACCCAGTAGGCGTTCCTCCACTCATGAGGTAACATTGAGGCCAGAAAGGGCATCTGGGCACTCTGTTTCGATGAGAATCCTGGCCAAGTCGGCAGCCAGTCAAACGACGGCAACGCCTTCTGGAAGGCTTTCTGCAGCCCAAGAAAGTCAAGACACAAGAATAGCCAAGGATCCAGACCGTGGGTGCTCGTCTCACTATCCACTGTTGAGCACAAAATCTCGAAGTTTGACAAGGACCCAAGGCAAACAGCTTCAGATGCAAATTCCATCAAGAAATCACGCGGCACATGCGAGTCTGCCCACAACCCCGGTATCTGCAACTTCAACTGCTTCGTCAAAGCTTGTTTCACCCTCTACTTCTGCTTCACGCAGGAGTTCGTCCTGCGCCTCGGTAACTCAAGGCGGTTCGAGAGATTCTGTGAAGCTTTCTCCGAGTCCACCATCCTTGGCAGCCCCCAGCAGGCTCCCCACAACCCCAGCTGCAGTTCCAACTGTACCAACACTCCTGCCGACCCCAGCATCGCCAAAGTGTCCACTGGACCCCCCAGGAAGTCCTGCTTTATTTGCCGAGGCACTGTTTCAGAGCATATCCTCACCGCACTGTGTGGATGTGAATCTTAAACACCCAGCTGAGATTCAAGGACTTTCGCCAACACCCATTATCTTCCCACCAGTACCCACACCGGCTGTTGAAAAAGAGTCCCAATCGCGGCAAGGAGAGTCAAGCGCCGGCAAAACGTCGCCGTCGTGCTCAGAGGGGCATCAAAGTCCATCAGATTTGCGAGCGCCTCCGGACACGCCGGCCGTTCGAGTCCCTGCCAATGATGTGGGAACTGAAGCAGCAGATAAACCGGCTGTCCCATTCCATCCACTTGCAAGTGGCGGACTCTTCATTTGTGGCAATGAGCCACGTATACAGAAGCAAGAATATCCGAAACTGCCCAGATTCGTTGGGTATGCGCCTCCCGTAAGAATTCTCCGCTCCCCGGAACGGGCTCCCGTTCCCCTCGAGTACCCTCCTTGGGATCGGACTGTTGAGGTAACGTGGGAGAGAACGCTCAACAACCCGGCGGATAAGGTCATCTTTGACAAAGAGCTGTCCTTTCAGCAAGGAGTTCTTCGTCTGAGAAGGGAAAGAGCTTCCAATGACCCCGATGGCACACACACATTAAACCGTACAGGACTCCAAAATGGAAGGTATCCTCAGCTCAAAGGCCTAGCAAGATCAAACCGTTGTCTTTACTTCTTATTGCCCGCTCGAGCCCGCTTCAAGATTACCAACATGATTCTCAACGATCACAATACGGGAAACCTCAATCCAAAGCCTGTTCGCATGAACCCTCCGCATTGCTATGAGCCAATATGGCCCCTGAATCCTCTGGATGGTCGCAAGCTGTGGACTACAGAATGTTTGGACTCCTTTGCGTCTGCAATTTCTCCGCTTTACCCTTACATGTCAGTCTGCTACGACATGCGTGTCGACTTTCTCGCCGCCTTTTTCCTTGCTCGGAGATTTCACGTTGTGTACAGCCCGTTTGTGGCGGAGAAGAATTGCCCGACAGCGACACTTCTGATGGACTCCTTCGCTCCTCTGATGAGATACATCACGCTTGAGGTTGACTACACCAAGTTGGGAGGGAATGTTCATCCAACTGCTGTCGGTGTGGATCAATGGAGAGGACTTCAGAGAGTTCGCCagttggtgttgagattTGCCGACTTGCAGTGTACCAGGGCTGACGGAGTCAACATTGGGAATTTGTGTTTGATGGTGCGCAGGTATTACGGCTTTCGGGAAGGAatgaagtggaagaaggggtcGGCAGAACGAAGAGTCAGGCATGATGAGCCAGAGACAGAGGAAGAATCATCGGGTTGGTCAGACACCGGTCACGCCAGCGATGAGACCGCAGAGAACGATGATGAGG AATTTGTACCATATCATCCAGATGCCTATCTTTGCATCCTCGATCCACTGAAGACGATAGGCCACCACATCGACAGTCTTACCATAGTGGGCACCACTCGGAGCTATGCGAACGAGCTGATATACGCCGTTTGGGGAAAAGACGAGATTCCCAGAGGCCCTGGCTGGAAGACACGAATTGAGAAACACCGCAAGTATCGCACCGCAGCCACCTTCCCTTTTACGCCTGGTCAGAGGTCAGCCCTGACGCGGTCCGGGAGGCTTCAGATCATTCGTCACACGCGTGATCCGCGCTGCTGGGTTGGCTCTTACGGGTGCAGACTGCGACCAGAGGTCAAACTAGCCGAATCGAAGCTGGTCCCGGGAAAGACCAAGTACGGCTTTCAATGGAACGAGGAAGTACGACCTGGTCCCCCGGGTGGCGGTTTGACAATAGTGAAGCTGCCCGCAGATGAACATCTGACGAAGGTCGTGATGAAACCGGCCGAGTCACCCCAACGCTTTACTTCTACCATTCTATCCAAAGTCTTCAACCGGACACCAAAGGGCATTCGGCCCCCGCTATCTGCACCTTCGTCGCCCGGCCTTAACACCACCCCAAAGTCGGCTGTAACGCCAGCCTCAGGACCGGTATCGCCGTCTATTACTAAGCCGAGTCCCCTTTCTCAAATAACCTATCTCGTAGAGGAGTGGAATGATGAAGGTCGGCATAAGTTACGACAGTCGTCACCAAATTCCGATGCTCAGCacgtggaggatgatggtgatgaccgGAAACGGCATTTTTGGAAGCCGTCCAAGATTCCTTTGGGAACTCTGATCAAGAGGCATGCCAAGTCAATCACGAAGAAAATATCGAGCAACAAGCTTGGTGAGATTAATTCAGAACATGATAGTcatagtggtggtgggtctGAAGATCAAAAGGGGACTTTTGGGaagttgatgaagagggcgagTAGCAATGTGTTGAGGAACGGCTTTtttgggaaaagggggattCAGACGCATCGGTATTAG
- a CDS encoding hypothetical protein (EggNog:ENOG503P2NK; CAZy:AA9; COG:G), with product MMVPVILAAFLAAALLPGPASAHGGLSNYTVGETWYRGYDPSTPPEEQLNKPWLTQRQWTTIDPLFSPTSPFLACNDPGTPPPSSIPISAGEVITAVYYYWLHPVGPMTAWLTRCPDDNCNAVNLTEAKWFKIWEAGLLDGTLELGTWYQKSFQRWDGEPGMWPVRLPEGLGSGRYIIRHEILSLHVGFKPQFYPECAHLKVTGGKEGKGVEGEVPGGYLKVFPGAYDQDDESVFVDIYSEENVNTTTYVIPGGPIWEGLGLDSEI from the exons ATGATGGTACCGGTGATCTTGGCGGCATTCTTGGctgctgccctcctcccgggGCCGGCGTCTGCACACGGGGGACTGTCCAACTACACGGTTGGCGAGACTTGGTATCGAGG ATACGACCCCTCGACCCCACCGGAAGAGCAGCTCAACAAACCCTGGCTTACCCAGCGCCAATGGACCACCATCGACCCCCTCTTCAGTcccacatcccccttcctAGCATGCAACGACCCCGGCACGCCCCCCCCGTCCTCCATCCCGATCAGCGCGGGCGAAGTCATCACCGCGGTGTACTACTACTGGCTTCACCCCGTCGGCCCCATGACCGCCTGGCTCACCCGCTGCCCGGACGACAACTGCAACGCTGTCAACCTGACCGAAGCGAAATGGTTCAAGATATGGGAGGCAGGCTTATTGGATGGGACACTAGAGCTAGGAACGTGGTATCAGAAGAGTTTTCAgcgatgggatggggagcCGGGGATGTGGCCGGTGAGACTGCCAGAGGGTTTGGGCAGTGGGAGGTATATCATTAGACATGAGATTCTCAGTTTGCATGTTGGGTTCAAGCCTCAGTTTTATCCCGAGTGTGCTCACTTGAAGGTGacgggggggaaggaagggaagggggtggagggggaagtGCCGGGCGGGTATCTGAAGGTTTTTCCTGGGGCGTATGATCAAGATG ACGAGAGTGTTTTTGTTGACATTTACTCCGAGGAGAATGTCAATACGACG ACATATGTTATCCCCGGAGGTCCGATCTGGGAGGGCCTTGGCTTGGACTCGGAGATTTGA